The following coding sequences are from one Halobacteriovorax sp. JY17 window:
- a CDS encoding MBL fold metallo-hydrolase: MKLNFILIILLVSCTAAPSKQMKESKNFNGKVFQYKNQRIDKSLFEVLKWKLTDDDTPWPEEIPVEQVKIKKERVEKETHLTFINHSTFLIQNKNINILTDPIWGERTSPFSFIGPKRVRKPGVKFSDLPPIHVVLVGHNHYDHLDIDTLKKLNQEHSPTFIVGLGVERLLMENGIEKIISLDWDQSVTISEIKYTFVACKHWSARGIFDRNETLWGSFIINGDKQIYFASDTGYSDHFKEQFKKYGPMEISLIPIGAYEPRWFMKDQHMNPRDSILAHKDLQSNLTIGMHFGTFKLTNEGINTPIEDLHKAQEEFKITENEFIVPFFGQSFRIK; the protein is encoded by the coding sequence TTGAAACTAAATTTCATACTCATAATTCTCTTGGTGTCTTGCACGGCCGCTCCTTCCAAACAGATGAAAGAAAGTAAGAACTTCAATGGAAAAGTATTTCAATATAAGAATCAAAGAATTGATAAATCTCTTTTTGAAGTTTTAAAATGGAAGCTCACAGATGATGATACTCCTTGGCCTGAAGAAATTCCTGTAGAGCAGGTAAAAATTAAAAAGGAGAGAGTTGAGAAAGAAACCCATCTCACTTTTATAAATCACTCCACATTTCTTATCCAAAATAAGAATATCAATATTCTTACTGACCCTATATGGGGAGAGAGAACGTCACCCTTTAGTTTTATTGGTCCCAAGAGAGTAAGAAAACCTGGGGTGAAGTTTAGTGATCTTCCTCCAATTCATGTCGTTCTAGTAGGCCACAATCACTACGATCATCTCGATATCGACACTCTCAAAAAACTCAATCAAGAGCATTCACCAACTTTCATAGTGGGCCTTGGAGTTGAGAGGCTCCTAATGGAAAATGGTATTGAAAAAATTATCTCCCTCGACTGGGACCAGTCCGTGACAATAAGTGAAATAAAGTACACCTTCGTTGCCTGCAAGCATTGGTCGGCAAGAGGAATCTTTGATCGAAATGAAACTCTCTGGGGTTCATTTATTATAAATGGTGATAAGCAAATTTACTTCGCCAGCGATACTGGTTATTCAGATCATTTCAAAGAGCAATTCAAAAAATATGGACCAATGGAAATTTCTCTTATCCCAATTGGAGCCTATGAGCCTAGATGGTTTATGAAAGACCAACATATGAATCCTAGAGATAGCATACTTGCACATAAAGACTTACAGTCAAATCTGACAATCGGTATGCACTTTGGAACTTTCAAACTTACCAATGAGGGTATTAATACGCCAATAGAGGATTTACATAAGGCCCAAGAAGAATTTAAAATTACAGAAAATGAATTTATCGTGCCATTTTTTGGACAAAGTTTTAGGATTAAATAA
- a CDS encoding HNH endonuclease, which yields MRTLLLDSTFFPVRIINWQKAMILLLTGRAEVVTEYDDTLIRSTSQSFSLPKILRLYNRHNTQRQVKFTRLNVYLRDDYTCQYCTKGFAFKDLTFDHVIPVSKGGKTNWKNIVTCCKKCNSKKGAKTLKETGFKLMKPPKKPGWSATMCLRIKENDPSEWFQWLPA from the coding sequence ATGCGAACCCTGCTCTTAGATAGTACCTTCTTCCCGGTGCGAATCATCAACTGGCAAAAGGCCATGATTCTGCTTCTCACCGGTCGGGCCGAAGTCGTCACCGAATATGACGACACTCTTATTCGGTCCACCTCACAAAGCTTTAGTTTGCCCAAAATTCTTCGCCTCTACAATCGCCATAATACTCAAAGACAAGTTAAATTCACCCGCCTAAATGTTTACCTACGTGATGACTATACCTGCCAATACTGCACTAAAGGTTTTGCTTTTAAAGACCTCACTTTCGATCATGTTATCCCTGTCAGTAAAGGGGGAAAAACTAATTGGAAGAATATTGTCACGTGCTGTAAGAAGTGCAACTCCAAGAAGGGCGCAAAGACTTTGAAGGAGACGGGCTTTAAGTTGATGAAGCCTCCAAAAAAGCCAGGATGGTCTGCTACAATGTGTCTTAGAATTAAAGAGAATGATCCTAGTGAATGGTTTCAGTGGCTTCCCGCTTAG